The following nucleotide sequence is from Mangifera indica cultivar Alphonso chromosome 1, CATAS_Mindica_2.1, whole genome shotgun sequence.
TGGCAGCCCCCCGGAGTGAAGAGTCAAAATCAAGGGGTCAGGCCAATTGCTGTAAATATCTCCATCTGCTTCCAAACAATCCCGTCCAAATATTAAAGGCTACAATTGAAATACTGAAATCTCcattcaatttttgaattcGTAATTCAGAGAAGTATTAGTACACATTTATGAGGCACATGTGCCTGAAGAGCATTAAGAGCTAGCTGTACAGTACAGATTGCAgtttagaaaatgaaataattatccCAGGGTTACTAATCCAGATAGATGATGAAAAAGACTTGTAAAGGGACCAATTAAAGTTACCTTTCTTTAATTTCAAGGTAATGAACATACTAGATTTTTGTCCTCTTGTTTGGCCTAATCTTTGTTTGATTCATCACCCTCAACACAGGACTACCTGCCTTTTTTTAACCGAATATGGCTATTGGACATTAATTGTGTTAACACTAACACTATTGGAAGAGTCTTGTACTCTTGATTGTTTAGTTTTGTGAAAGTTAATTGGAATCTAATCATGatttagaattaatataatcattCTTTCACCCTATCTGTAAGATCTATGAAGCCTAATAAAGTAGCATCTATAAACAAGTTTTTTGTTCTTGTCTACCACCCACTATCTGTGCCCAAATCCTATATCTGTCATTATGTGAAGTTTTTACTGCATAAAATGCAAGACTAAAGCACATAAATGGAGTATAACTGAATCAGTTTGCATCAACAACACAAGCCTTGAATGAAAAGGAACAAATACAAGTAGTGTTAGTTGGGCTAAGCGTTATGAATAGGCAGAAACAATTGACATTGAGTGGCACAAATCAGATATGTTGGCAAGTGATAAGAACCTAGAAAGAAAAGTGAAACTCCTTccagaaagagaaaaaaaaaggaagaaaaaagaaaaaaaccactGTACCAAGAAGCAAAAACTGAAAGCATTCACATAATTTGATAACTGCATGTAAGCAGTTATTTTAACTTTCATCAGGTTTTGCAGATTACCACAAAGCAAGGAAGGAGAGCTCTAGGATTGAGCAGATAGAGCTCCTCAATATTTGAGTAGAGACCAACTTTCCCAGCCAATGAATCAAACCCAGTTTGGCCAGCCATTTCTTGTATATTCTCCAATGGTCTATGAACCCTCCCAGCAATGACTCTGCATACCATCAGAGCTTTCCTTATTGACGGATCTTTGTCAATAATTTCAATAGATTCATAAGCTCTTCCACTTGTAGATGTTGTGAATACACCTATTCCACCTTTGAGTTCCTTCTTGACTGAGAAACCATGTCTAATAATACGACAGACACAACATTTTTCTGATATGCATAGACTTGAGCAACCATTCAGGCCAAGAGAGCATGCCACAGTTGTACCATAAAACCTCAAGAGCTCATTTCCATCAGCAATGCATCGAGGGTGTTTCTTGGGGAGTTTGCTAGCTTTAATCTTTACCATTTCTCTATACTCCTCAAATTGAGCAAGAGTTTTTTGCATGCTATGAACTTTCAAGACTCTTTCTATCCTACCACAATGGTTCTCAGACTTTAACCAGCTTGTCTGGCATATGATTTCAACAATTTTCCTTGATGAATCTCCTTCGACAAGTTCCGTAACTGTCAAAAGAGAGTAAAATTAGctgttaaagaaaaaagatactaaaattttctatccctggtttaaaaaaaaaaaaaaaaagattccaAAGATAAAAGCAAGTCAAGACATATAGGAAATTATTGAATCCAATCTGCAGAAGCTTGCATCTTGAAAATCAGCGAAAAGTTAggattttattcttttgataaGTTATACTTTAGTTCTTCTGGCTTTAAGTGATAAACATGCAGTCAAAGAGAAAGAACCAGAAAGCTTTGCATTTTCTGAAAAGAATTTGCAGGAGAATCTACATTCTAGGAGAAATAAGTGATCTTTTTACCCAAAAGCAAAAGTGCACAAGCAGGAATCTGTGTTTAGTAAAAGTTCTTCCCAAATTCTGTGGTCAGAGACGTGGgtgattttaataaaaccagGATAGGAGAACAATGGATGCAAAAACACAGACACACACACAGATGCTTTAGCCAAAGCTACTAATGAGAACAAGATAAACTAAAAAACTTGAAATTGCTAGCAAAAGTTTGCCACCAGCATGCTTGGACAGATGATGTGCTTCAGCAGCTTCCCATTTGGTGAAGTGCTCTCCACATTTATGGCAAGTCACTGTGGAACATCCATTGGAATCAATCTCAAGAGAAACTCTATTGCTTGAATGAACAGCACCATGATGAACATTAGAACCCCCAAATCCAGACGCTTTTTTATCTGACAAAAGAAAACGAGTCTTTCTTGGGGGAGTTGATGTGGTCATAAAAGAAGGATTAAAATAATGCATAGTTGAGTGCCCTCCAGGTCCTGGTGTACCAGGCCTTAAAGTACCCACAAAAGTTGATCCACCGCCATTGCCGCCACCGCCGCCGCCAACCCCTTCTTGGAACCCACCAAACCCAGTAATCTTCAGCTCACACCTTGAGTTACTTAGTATAACTTCATGAGTTAATGGGTTGAGAAACTCACTGCTCCCTATGGATCTTGGGCTGCAACTTGGTGGCTTCTCTAAATGTCTCTTGCTTCCATGAATAACATCTTTAAGATTTGCTATAGACCTTGAACAACCTGACCTCCCTGCTTTTCTTGTCAAGATTGTACTCAAATGCTTCCTGGATTTTGGGTCATGAACTTCTGATGGCTCTGATTTGCAATGCAAAGATTTTTTCAAAGAGAACCACGCTGTTGGCATATTTGCTATTCCCAACTCTAAAATACTTCACAACTCTTCACAGTAACTctctttcattttaatttctcaaaagcAACCcactttcaatttccattttCATCACTTTTTTCACCATGAAAGCTGAATACTTGAGACTGAATATATCTTCGCTGCAACCTCCTTCTGATTTTCTGAAACAAACCAACACTTACAAGTACTATGCTCTTGTAAGCAATCCAAAATAAGACTTATCTAATTATCAACACATGTAACATTTAGGAGCTTTTACTAAAAAAATGGGTGCCATGGAAGAGAAcggagaaaaagagaaagagacaaaTTAAGTCAAAGCCAAAAACCAAGAAGAGAGCCCattataaagggaaaaaattaaatatgaaatggaGAATTTTTGGCTCTCGGGAACATGACAACAAATCTAAAAGAACAATGCTCAGTGGCTCCAATAAATGTAAGTTACGAAGCATGAAAACACATTGTGAAAGCTACTAAGAAAgagactttttaatttttctatatcatttcaattgaaatttcCATAGAACTTCACTTGTGTTGCTCGTTTTGAAGATTTTATATCAAACTATTGCCTGaaacaattttgttaaaaaaaatccaaaccaTGTTTCTTAAACTAAAAACAGAAGCAGATTTTGTTTGTTGCAGTACAATACTTTctgattaaaagttaaaaaacatatttcgattaaaaatcaaattaaaaagattgggttcattttgtttttcttatttagaATATGCTGTGTGGTAATTTGAAAGTTGGTAACAGTTAAGTTTGGGTAAAatatggaagaagaagaagagatagtTAATGGCTTTAGTTAACAGagattaattaatgaatgtgcCCATATTAACATGTTTCTTAATCTCATCTTAACCAAGGCAATAATGTAATCAAGAAATGGGTGCCCACTGAATTCTCCCGTGAATAATATAAGAACAAAACCAGAGGCATTGATTGGTAATATAATTAAGCACCGCTGGCAAGAAAAGAAATGAGTTCATCCTCACAAACTCCACCGTTAAAATCATAAAGATgaaagataaatattattacCAGAGCTCACAGACAGTTCTGGAGATTGAACCACATTTTCTTGAGTGAACATTACGTGCTTGTTCAATAGTGACACCTGAATATCTCTTTGAAGATGCTCCTTTCAACTTCCCAGaaagcaaaaatgaaaaattacattaaatgtCATGGTTTTGAATTGCTGTGAATATACC
It contains:
- the LOC123215469 gene encoding uncharacterized protein LOC123215469 translates to MPTAWFSLKKSLHCKSEPSEVHDPKSRKHLSTILTRKAGRSGCSRSIANLKDVIHGSKRHLEKPPSCSPRSIGSSEFLNPLTHEVILSNSRCELKITGFGGFQEGVGGGGGGNGGGSTFVGTLRPGTPGPGGHSTMHYFNPSFMTTSTPPRKTRFLLSDKKASGFGGSNVHHGAVHSSNRVSLEIDSNGCSTVTCHKCGEHFTKWEAAEAHHLSKHAVTELVEGDSSRKIVEIICQTSWLKSENHCGRIERVLKVHSMQKTLAQFEEYREMVKIKASKLPKKHPRCIADGNELLRFYGTTVACSLGLNGCSSLCISEKCCVCRIIRHGFSVKKELKGGIGVFTTSTSGRAYESIEIIDKDPSIRKALMVCRVIAGRVHRPLENIQEMAGQTGFDSLAGKVGLYSNIEELYLLNPRALLPCFVVICKT